cttcTAATAGttgtgtttggtgaagagatgTTTGAAAGAGTTCGTTGGGtgcaaaaaattaattttgaaaaagttggttttaagagctttttcaattTGCTTATTACTCTATCTATTTTAAAGGAcatttttatccctaattactACATTTTAACTCCAAAGAAATGTgaatttttaaaaaagaaaataatagttatgtccttatttatcattttacataaacagctattagcaatccactaagttttatcaaacaagtttacacaatccgCTAGTCAAATCAATTAGCCAAATAGATAATCAGCAATCTATTTGCCAAACACGGCTATTGTCTGGTCCTTAACTTTATAGAGgattaaactattaaattattcaaatatttgagGAACTAAACTATTGAATAGAACAAAAGTTAATGACTaaacatttttttatagaacattgtatttttaaaatacgaggactaaacagtgtgttaggacCCAGACATTCAGACATTGTTATGAAAAAGACGTGCACTATATTTCATGTATCGATCGATTACATGCATCGCCTTAATCTTAGAATTTGACTATACAATGCACATGTAAACTCATATCACACCaaagaaaaaaatatcaaaCGAGAAAcgtattatatctaatatatccaGGTTATGTTTGATGGCAGGAAAGTAACATGCGGGAAAATGTTTTCCTAATTTTAGAGTGTTTGTTTGGTTAGGAAAATTAGTTAAAGGAAAACATTATGTCTgtcaataagaaaaaaaaaacagaaaattacGATACAAAATGTTTTACTGTCTTCAAAAGGACAACATTTTTGTGACCCTTTTTTTTAGTCCCTCctccctccccccccccccccttttttttTCGTTCGACTCAACTAACTCATAAACGGTTGGGTAGCAGATTAGTCGGATTGACCCGTTTAACCCATTTAACAAATTATGGAAAAACGAGAAAACAGTAAAAACGtggggaaaaatgtgaaaaaggggaaaaacataaaaatctaGCATATATTTGCGCTTGaacaaaaaatattcaaatggCGAGAAATTTACCGGCAAGCTGTTGAGGAGAGCTATTGTAAGAGAAACTTGAAATAGGCATATTAAGTTCTTTTCCAGAACCTTTGGAAGATACGCACTGAAAACATTTGGCCACCGAGGTAGATAAGAACTTAACTGAATTGAATGTGCCATGGAGATAACATCACCAACAAACACAAATGTCCCAccacagtttgcagattctggATGCAGAAAAGAGTTTTTTTCAACTTGCACGCATTCCGGAGCATAAGGGCTTGAATAGGTGATTTCAGCCCATATTATCCCAGGAAACTGGATAGGGCTTAAACAAGATTCATCCTATAGACATTGTCAAAGAATTCATCAGTCGAAGTAAACAGCTTATTAGGTCCATATTAGACTATATAAACAAAGCCACTAGTACTTTGCTTGAAGTGGCTGTTTCTACACATCAAATATTTAACAGTAGTTGCATGCCTACTACATCTATAATACTGctccaaaaaattgaaatttgagcAAGGGTGATGAACAAATAACGAGACATTGCTTTAGATAGTCATTAcatttgaaaattgaaaaatttacCTGGGAACATAGACAGTTGCTTCCATTGGTTGTTTTTGTAACCCATCCATGACTGCATGTGTTATGCTTGACAACATCCTTGGCATTCAAGCAGTGCCTATTCTCTGTTCTGTTTGAGTAGCCATATCCAATATCATTGTCTAATTCACTCGAATCCGAGCATTTAATGGCTACGAATTCCATAAGATCATCAGGGCAAGCAGATTGATCGTCTACCAAACTAATCTTCCTGCTTTCTTCAACCAAAGAATTAGAGATGCAGTAACTCATTCCACCGTGTACAATGGCCAGGCCTTTATAATTTTCTACATGCTTTGAACCTTGAAGCACCTTATCATTTATTAGAATGGTCATCTCTCCCCATTCTTGTTCATTATGGATTCTTTTACCATCCAATGTCACAATTACATCACCAGGAGATAAATAACCAGACAAAGACGAAGAAAAAGGTACTTCCAAAACCTATTCGCAATGATTAACAAAAATTACACAACTGAAGGAAATAAAAGATCAAACACGTCAAAGTTTGTCAACAAGCATGTTGTGTACCATTAGGCCTTCACCATGCACGTAGAAGGGAAACAAAACCAAGGGCAAGAGGAATACCACCAGTCCACATACTGCACAACACTATGAATATCACAGAAGGATCAGTATTCTTGCATGCCAAAAGTTCTAGCAACCTAATATAAAGAATAATCTTGCCGCACAAGAGTTCATAAAGACTATTGTTCAGGATTTGGGACTTACAATAAATAGCAGAAATGCTTGTTTAGGTGATGAGTTATATGTAAAAGTCATCATCAAAATATGTTCATCTCATTAGAGTACTGGTTGTAACAGCCCATCTAAGTAATAGTTATAAGACAGAAATATGCCTAtatgatgaaaatgaaatttgaGCAACGATAAAGATACACTTGAGTGACTTGGGATCAAGCTCGGAGACTTCTGGTCGCATGTCTTGAACAAAACAAGTACATCCAGAAACACGAGGTGTAAGAGGGAATAAGGAAGACGATGGAAAAAGAAGGGAGTATGGAACCTGACCGTTAAGTACGGAAGATGGCATATGGTTGATGAGAAAATAGACAATGGAAACCGCATCAGTCTAAAAGGCTTTGGGAACCTGCATATGAAACAACAATGCTCGAGCAACTTCTAGTAAGTGATGATTCTTACGTTTAACAACACCGTTTTGCTGAGGGGTAACGATGCAAGAAGTCTATAATGCCATGCTGGGAAAGGCAGGATTGGAAGGTGCTAGATACATATTCTTTAGCATTGTCGCTTCGCAAAATACAAATAGATTTGTTAAATTGGGTGCAAATCTAAGCATGAAAGGCACAAAAGATAGTAAATAATTCTGAACGATATTTCATAGGGTAAAGTCAAGTAACACGAGAATAGTCATCAAcaaaagttacaaaataacaaaaacCAAGTTTGGACACAACAGGACATGGACCCCATACATCAGTGTGTAACAAAGAAAATGAAGACTCAACACATTTATTTATCCGCGGAGGATACGAAACTCTATGATGCTTAGCAAATTGACAAGCTTCACACTTAAGAGTAGAATCTCGCGGAAGACTAGGACATAACTTTAGCAAAACGGGAAACGATAGATGACCAAACTAATAGTGAAGTTGCAAAAGGGATGAACTTGCGCAGGCAATGGATCTTGGCACCTGATGATAAGTTGAATCAAGAGCATACAATCCATTTACCATGTTCCCTCTACCAATAATTTGCTTCGTCCCAAAATCCTGAAAAAGACAATGGGTAGGATAGAAAATAACACAACAGTTAAGAGTCTTGGTGAGTTGGCTGACAGATAATAAATTTAGAGGAAAATTGGGTAAGCACAAAACAGATGATAAAGGAACAGGAGATGTTGGGTGAGCTGTTCCTTGTCCAATTATAGAAGCAGTTGAGCCATTGGCTAACATAACAAATGGAAAATTGGTCAAATGTTGAAAAAAGGAAAGAATACCTATGTTGCCGGTCATATGGCCTGTAGCACCAAAGCCAATAACCCAACTACGAGAGGAGGTGGAGAGACATGCAGCATGATTAGCATGATTATCTGTATCAGCCAAAGCAGAGGTGGAGGTTGATGGTTGTTCTACATCGTAAGTTGCAGAGAGTTGCTGAAACCGAGCATACTCATCTACAAAAATAGTGACAGACAGGGTTGGTACAATGCCACCTTGAGTTTTTATATTTGCAGATCTCCTAGGAGCATTCTGTCCCGAGTACTGAAGCGGTTTACCATGCAATTTCCAACAATTTTTCTTAACATACCCTTCTCCCCCACAATGAAAACAAGTACGAAGGGAGCTACAATTGCCACTAGGAATAGTATTGGCTCCATCTCTACGACCAGATCCGACATTGCTTACCAATGGAATGTTTCAGAGGACAATATACCAAAGGTCATGACACCATCCTTACAGACTTTAAGTAAACGAGAATAGACTTCCGCACACGTTAGCTGGGCCCCTAATCCGCGTAGACCAAGGGCGAACACTCATCGTTTACGAAGCGCATATAGTTAGTTTACGGAATGAGGCGTTTAGCTAGGGAGCTAACATCTTAGGTGGTTCATAGAGACAGGAGATCACCCAATGCCTTCCTCAAAGAAAGGGACAGGAGTGTCCCACTAGTCAACAGCTGTGTACGGGCCACATCATACTCAGGACCCAAACCTGCCAAAAAACACTGAACAACAACACGCTCATTCTGTGCTTGCATTTGTATCACATCAGACACAATTGGAAACATACTGTTCTCTTCCTCGTATGCCTGTTTCACTTCAGTGTAATACTGCAAAAGAGAGATTTTTTTGTTCTACACAATAAACCTTTAACAGCAACATATGAAGATGAGACGTATCCTTTTTGTTAGcatacagaaactccagatattCCCATAACTCCTTGACAATCTCACAGTGAGTCACAACATCATCAACAGTGGAATCGAGAGTGTTTTGAATTTGATTAAACAATTTATAATCCTCCATTAACCATTTCTTACGAACATCAGCATTTGTTTTAGGCGGTGGATTACTAGTTAAATGGTCTTCTAAATCAGCACTGTTTACAAACCTATGGATAGTGCAATGCTACTGAGTATAGTTTTCACTCCCAATTCATTTTTTATCCGTAATTTTGGAAGAGTCTAGTGTAAGTTTAGTGACAATTTTCTTTTCACTCATTTCTgccattaaaatatatatatatatatatttcttttttacttttcactttttttttaaatataatagtacatttaaatcaaaataaaaaaaaactctcaaaagcagtttaaaaaaaactctcaaaaGCAGTTTAAAAAAAAGCAGTAAAAAAACTCTCAAAAGTAGTTTAAAAAGAAAGAACTCTAAAAGgagtaaaaaaagaaaagaactcTAAAAGTGAGAAGACCAGTACCAGAAACGCGGTCTAGAAAAGGGACTTCTCCGGACAACGACGAGAACACAGGGTGGCCGGATTTTGGATTCCGACGCCGGGAAGATAAAACAGAGCAGAGTCTGAGGCGTTTCGCCCGAGCGTGTAATGACGGATGCAAAGGATGACGAAGGCGCGTGAGGCCCACACGCTGGTCGGATGGTGGCCGGATTTTGCAGAGCCGCCGATCGGAGGAGGAGAAGAGGAACAGGAGGGGTGGTGAGATAGATTGTTGTAACAAAATACAACCCAAGAGACCCAAGCTCTTCACAGGTACTAATCCTGGGAAATACTACccagaaaacaaaccaaacaaaaaaattcacagaaccttaggctctgataccatgaaacTGTAATTCTGTATTTTATATTTCTCACATCTTCTGTGTTACATacacatatatttatatacactaGCTAGTTCTGATATTGCCTAATGACAACGGCATTGAGACACCTTTACCCTACGAGCTGTCTAGACATATAGCAGCCTAGACATACAGCAGCCTAAGTAACATTGGCTAGACTTTGACTAGAGCATACTCTACATTAATTACACATACGAACAAGAATATAAACTTATAAGAAGCATGAAGTAAGCTAAAATAGAGACCaagttaaaatattatttaatggtTATCATAGCCAGTTTAGCGGACAAAAATAGACCCTCACCAAAATTGAAGATGACAATTTAGCAGACTAATAAGTGAAAAATTACAAATAGAATGTTTCCAGAAGCAAGGAAGAAAGGATTTAGCCAGACATAAAGAGCAAGAACAAAAACAGgaacaaaaaaaacaataactATAAGGTTGAACTAGCTAAAGAGTAAGTTAATAACTACTAGCAACAACTCATCGACAAGACAAGGCTAATAACTAGTTTTTGAATGTGCGTAAAACTTTAGTTTTGCTCCTTGCCTATACAAGAAGCTCCACGCTGAACAAAAAGGGTTGGACTTGGAGCCATTTGATAACTCATTACGGCACTTAAAATTAATAAGTTATTGGTTTGTTTGATAATACCACTTAAAAATTCCAGTTAAGCCAAAAACATCACGAGAATAAGTCAAAATATTCAActaatattttcaattttagtatttattattaatatttatcaaacaacactCCATTTAGGGGACGTTTGTTTTGGGGGGTTTCACTAAAGGGTAAGGGGAAGGGAAGGAATGTTGGcgtttgttttattaaattcaATCATATTCCATTTACCCTTTTTTAGTTTTGGACCCAAACTCCTCTAATCTCATTACCCAATCCGCTTAAGGTTTTCTATTCCCTTTCCCCTCTACTACCTTACATCTCTATCCTCATAAAATTCTACTCTAGTCTCTATTTTACTTTAAAAAATTTGTTTTGGCCCATAAACTTATTtaactttacttttttttatccctCGGTTGATTCTTGTGCTTAtttatatttactttttttcctaaaaaatatttttgaccaattttttttatttcatcctATATTcggttttaatatttatttttaa
The DNA window shown above is from Euphorbia lathyris chromosome 1, ddEupLath1.1, whole genome shotgun sequence and carries:
- the LOC136201227 gene encoding membrane-bound transcription factor site-2 protease homolog isoform X3, which encodes MEERRVRRYGRGQNHSVLPLQTSGSRTRYLSNSISCWYCDYKISALNGPLFRFGRRHARFFKVWFSIGVGFTLTSMLIVTLILAWELGIIVHVFGESTELKDVLSSFLFGFSPRVYALRLSLADASYLLLSTLISVSVHEFGHAIAAASEGIQTEYIAIFVAVLFPGALVAFNYELLQILQPFDALRVYCAGIWHNALVLEVPFSSSLSGYLSPGDVIVTLDGKRIHNEQEWGEMTILINDKVLQGSKHVENYKGLAIVHGGMSYCISNSLVEESRKISLVDDQSACPDDLMEFVAIKCSDSSELDNDIGYGYSNRTENRHCLNAKDVVKHNTCSHGWVTKTTNGSNCLCSQDESCLSPIQFPGIIWAEITYSSPYAPECVQVEKNSFLHPESANCGGTFVFVGDVISMAHSIQLSSYLPRWPNVFSAYLPKVLEKNLICLFQVSLTIALLNSLPVYLLDGESILEAALCHFTLLGQRKRAKILQACLLFGTITCMVAFFRIFFLSFS
- the LOC136201227 gene encoding membrane-bound transcription factor site-2 protease homolog isoform X2, with amino-acid sequence MEERRVRRYGRGQNHSVLPLQTSGSRTRYLSNSISCWYCDYKISALNGPLFRFGRRHARFFKVWFSIGILAWELGIIVHVFGESTELKDVLSSFLFGFSPRVYALRLSLADASYLLLSTLISVSVHEFGHAIAAASEGIQTEYIAIFVAVLFPGALVAFNYELLQILQPFDALRVYCAGIWHNALCCAVCGLVVFLLPLVLFPFYVHGEGLMVLEVPFSSSLSGYLSPGDVIVTLDGKRIHNEQEWGEMTILINDKVLQGSKHVENYKGLAIVHGGMSYCISNSLVEESRKISLVDDQSACPDDLMEFVAIKCSDSSELDNDIGYGYSNRTENRHCLNAKDVVKHNTCSHGWVTKTTNGSNCLCSQDESCLSPIQFPGIIWAEITYSSPYAPECVQVEKNSFLHPESANCGGTFVFVGDVISMAHSIQLSSYLPRWPNVFSAYLPKVLEKNLICLFQVSLTIALLNSLPVYLLDGESILEAALCHFTLLGQRKRAKILQACLLFGTITCMVAFFRIFFLSFS
- the LOC136201227 gene encoding membrane-bound transcription factor site-2 protease homolog isoform X1 yields the protein MEERRVRRYGRGQNHSVLPLQTSGSRTRYLSNSISCWYCDYKISALNGPLFRFGRRHARFFKVWFSIGVGFTLTSMLIVTLILAWELGIIVHVFGESTELKDVLSSFLFGFSPRVYALRLSLADASYLLLSTLISVSVHEFGHAIAAASEGIQTEYIAIFVAVLFPGALVAFNYELLQILQPFDALRVYCAGIWHNALCCAVCGLVVFLLPLVLFPFYVHGEGLMVLEVPFSSSLSGYLSPGDVIVTLDGKRIHNEQEWGEMTILINDKVLQGSKHVENYKGLAIVHGGMSYCISNSLVEESRKISLVDDQSACPDDLMEFVAIKCSDSSELDNDIGYGYSNRTENRHCLNAKDVVKHNTCSHGWVTKTTNGSNCLCSQDESCLSPIQFPGIIWAEITYSSPYAPECVQVEKNSFLHPESANCGGTFVFVGDVISMAHSIQLSSYLPRWPNVFSAYLPKVLEKNLICLFQVSLTIALLNSLPVYLLDGESILEAALCHFTLLGQRKRAKILQACLLFGTITCMVAFFRIFFLSFS